In one window of Frigoriglobus tundricola DNA:
- a CDS encoding sensor histidine kinase, protein MGNALAHTPAGGSVELIAEADQTGLRVTVADTGTGILPDDLPHLFDRFFRSRAVRAAGRGVGLGLAIVRRVAELHGGGVTVESEPGRGTVVRMNFPRPAEDDTDVIPAPRG, encoded by the coding sequence GTGGGCAACGCGCTGGCCCACACCCCGGCCGGCGGCTCGGTCGAGTTGATCGCGGAGGCGGACCAAACGGGATTGCGGGTCACGGTTGCCGACACCGGTACGGGCATCCTCCCGGACGATTTGCCGCACCTGTTCGACCGGTTCTTCCGGTCCCGTGCGGTCCGGGCGGCGGGCCGCGGCGTGGGGCTGGGGCTCGCGATCGTCCGCCGGGTCGCCGAGCTGCACGGCGGCGGCGTGACGGTCGAGAGCGAGCCGGGCCGGGGGACGGTCGTCCGCATGAACTTCCCCCGCCCGGCCGAAGATGACACGGATGTCATCCCCGCGCCACGAGGGTGA
- a CDS encoding DUF1559 family PulG-like putative transporter encodes MRLASGRSRRGFTLIELLVVIAIIAILIGLLLPAVQKVREAAARMSCQNNLKQMGLGMQNLAGTYSGKLPPAIGSFPTFQGDKRAISDNSPNSSFAGALVYLLPYIEQQNAYNWFQNKGGTGYDVEQGANPQSIGGCPWDGSNGIQTPKPYVCPSDPTYNPQTWGGIGSYALNGMIFQADWVGYSTFPTSIADGTSQTIFFTETYAGGNYNFSNAQTNLWWWDYNTFQTPTSSNGDCGPLNFVGASYPPLFAPSPTYCNTNFAATGWGGNFSVCGCRATSPHTGGINVGLGDGSVRTLSPGVSGGTWYAACTPSNGEVLGSDW; translated from the coding sequence ATGAGACTCGCATCGGGGCGCTCGCGGCGTGGGTTCACGCTGATCGAGCTGCTGGTCGTCATCGCGATCATCGCGATCCTCATCGGGCTGCTGCTGCCCGCGGTGCAAAAGGTGCGCGAGGCGGCCGCGCGCATGAGCTGCCAGAACAACCTCAAGCAAATGGGGCTGGGGATGCAGAACCTCGCCGGCACTTATAGCGGCAAGCTGCCGCCCGCCATCGGCTCGTTTCCGACGTTCCAAGGCGATAAGAGGGCCATTTCCGACAACAGCCCGAACTCTTCGTTCGCCGGCGCGCTGGTCTATCTGTTGCCCTACATCGAACAGCAGAACGCGTACAACTGGTTCCAGAACAAGGGCGGGACCGGCTACGACGTGGAGCAGGGGGCCAACCCGCAGTCGATCGGCGGCTGTCCGTGGGACGGATCGAACGGGATCCAGACGCCCAAACCGTACGTCTGCCCCTCCGATCCGACCTACAACCCGCAAACCTGGGGCGGGATCGGCAGCTACGCGCTGAACGGCATGATCTTCCAGGCCGACTGGGTCGGCTATTCCACGTTCCCCACCTCCATCGCGGACGGGACGTCTCAGACGATTTTCTTCACCGAGACGTACGCGGGCGGCAACTACAATTTCTCCAACGCGCAAACCAATCTGTGGTGGTGGGACTACAACACATTCCAGACGCCCACGTCGTCCAACGGCGACTGTGGCCCCCTGAATTTTGTCGGCGCATCGTACCCGCCCCTGTTCGCCCCCTCGCCCACCTACTGCAACACGAACTTTGCGGCCACGGGCTGGGGGGGGAACTTCAGCGTGTGCGGCTGCCGGGCCACGTCGCCACACACGGGCGGGATCAACGTCGGTTTGGGCGACGGCAGCGTGCGCACGCTCTCACCCGGGGTGTCCGGGGGGACCTGGTACGCGGCCTGTACGCCGAGCAACGGTGAGGTCCTCGGTTCGGACTGGTAG
- a CDS encoding heavy metal response regulator transcription factor → MKVLLIEDEPNTVAYLRQGLAENGYVVDAEGSAELGLRMAARGVYDLVVLDINLPDRSGWWVLKELRGADCRTPVLCLTCCGDVEDRVQGLDLGADDYLTKPFAFSELVARIRSVLRRGAERQPDVIRVADLEVHLTRRQVVRAGGRVRDFRPKEFALLALLARRAGEVLSRTTIVEHVWNADFDFETNAVDVQIKRLREKVDDPFERKLIHTVRGVGYVLEDRG, encoded by the coding sequence ATGAAAGTGCTGTTGATCGAGGACGAGCCGAACACCGTCGCGTATCTGCGCCAGGGGCTGGCCGAGAACGGGTACGTCGTGGACGCCGAGGGCTCGGCCGAGCTGGGCCTTCGGATGGCGGCCCGCGGGGTGTACGACCTCGTCGTCCTCGACATCAACTTACCCGACCGCAGCGGGTGGTGGGTCCTGAAGGAACTCCGCGGGGCCGATTGTCGCACCCCGGTCCTGTGCCTCACCTGCTGCGGGGACGTGGAGGACCGGGTGCAGGGGCTGGACCTCGGGGCCGACGACTACCTGACCAAGCCGTTCGCCTTCTCCGAACTGGTCGCCCGCATCCGGTCCGTTCTCCGCCGCGGGGCCGAGCGGCAGCCGGACGTCATCCGGGTCGCCGACCTGGAGGTCCACCTGACGCGCCGGCAGGTCGTGCGGGCCGGGGGCCGGGTCCGGGACTTCCGGCCCAAGGAGTTCGCGCTCCTCGCCCTGCTCGCCCGGCGCGCCGGCGAGGTGCTCTCCCGAACCACCATCGTCGAACACGTCTGGAACGCCGATTTCGACTTCGAAACGAACGCGGTGGACGTCCAGATCAAGCGGCTGCGGGAGAAGGTGGACGACCCGTTCGAACGGAAGCTGATCCACACGGTCCGCGGGGTGGGCTATGTCCTCGAAGACCGGGGCTAG
- a CDS encoding tetratricopeptide repeat protein, which produces MRATPPHAVAAPRVSRWSALRAWAGRVLARSRRSKWRLATIALGLTAALVWGIPYARAWQHYRAARAEVERCHTAQAIRHLRLCRETWPRDPEVMLLAARSARRAGVYGDTERLLAMYQQERGRDAAVTLEQLLLDAECRQDRVVEQCWKHVEEGRPEAPLLLEALTRGYLRQYRLGMARRCLDRWQQVQPDSPQMFYLEGLFHLDYAHAVSAAVTSYGRAVELDADHEEARLGLAVALLTSREFAKAAEHFERLRQAQPENARVRVGLAECRDSLGDTAEAVRLVDEVLAVQPELPAALSLRGRLAFKTDQVAEAETWLREALRRNPMDHTACYTLVLCLEKTNQADAARKQREQLQQMENDSARFNEVVTKEIAQRPGDPLLHCELGRLLLRAGQREQGVRWLQSALQIDPNCAPARQALADLARQR; this is translated from the coding sequence ATGCGTGCCACCCCGCCACACGCCGTCGCCGCGCCACGAGTCAGCCGCTGGAGCGCCCTGCGCGCGTGGGCGGGCCGGGTCCTGGCCCGGTCGCGGCGCTCCAAGTGGCGGCTCGCGACCATCGCTCTCGGCCTGACCGCCGCGCTCGTCTGGGGCATACCATACGCGCGGGCGTGGCAGCACTACCGGGCCGCCCGTGCGGAGGTCGAGCGCTGTCACACCGCGCAGGCGATCCGCCACCTGCGCCTCTGCCGGGAGACCTGGCCCCGGGACCCCGAGGTGATGCTGTTGGCCGCCCGGTCCGCCCGGAGGGCCGGCGTCTACGGCGACACCGAGCGCCTGCTCGCGATGTACCAGCAGGAGCGGGGGCGCGACGCCGCCGTGACCCTCGAACAGCTCCTGCTGGACGCCGAGTGCCGCCAGGACCGGGTGGTCGAGCAGTGCTGGAAGCACGTGGAGGAGGGCCGCCCGGAGGCCCCCCTGCTCCTGGAAGCCCTGACGCGCGGGTATTTGCGGCAGTACCGGCTCGGCATGGCCCGGCGCTGCCTGGACCGCTGGCAGCAGGTGCAGCCGGACAGCCCGCAAATGTTCTACCTCGAGGGGCTCTTCCACCTCGATTACGCCCACGCCGTGTCCGCCGCCGTGACCAGCTACGGCCGCGCCGTGGAGCTGGACGCCGATCACGAGGAGGCCCGCCTGGGGCTGGCGGTCGCCCTGCTCACGAGTCGGGAGTTCGCCAAGGCCGCCGAACACTTCGAGCGCCTGCGTCAGGCCCAGCCCGAAAACGCCCGCGTCCGGGTCGGTCTGGCCGAGTGCCGCGACAGCCTGGGCGACACGGCCGAGGCCGTGCGGCTCGTGGACGAGGTGCTCGCGGTGCAGCCGGAGCTGCCGGCGGCGCTGTCCCTGCGCGGCCGGCTCGCGTTCAAGACCGACCAGGTGGCGGAGGCGGAGACCTGGCTGCGCGAAGCGCTCCGCCGGAACCCGATGGACCACACCGCCTGCTACACACTGGTTCTCTGTCTCGAAAAAACGAACCAGGCCGACGCGGCGCGGAAGCAGCGGGAACAGCTTCAGCAAATGGAGAACGACTCGGCGCGGTTCAATGAGGTCGTCACCAAGGAGATCGCCCAGCGCCCCGGCGACCCGCTCCTGCATTGCGAACTGGGCCGGCTCCTGTTGCGTGCGGGCCAGCGCGAGCAAGGGGTCCGCTGGCTCCAGAGCGCGCTTCAGATCGATCCGAATTGTGCCCCGGCGAGACAAGCCCTGGCCGATCTGGCGCGCCAGCGGTAG
- a CDS encoding mechanosensitive ion channel domain-containing protein gives MAEAAGTAGSRAKLDADAAAVQKTLGDLRAERDALRKSDTEADNRKELTRVLLGRVNERIDLLTDLKRFAAEYATARKDRSDGEQKRMDQRAAERMARDAEPWSRFFALDHSKAAADLSELLSAYYKELIDLDEKGENLERQKERLNKLIELTRKQTEDVAKLRTLLEKYRTRPEAAPWDGWLAGQLAPGGLKAEADVYHDEVARLTAVGGANARRVAALTGNAAPEKPVSAADQTQLAATGGEIGQARAELLTARVRGLTVTGVKIGAVLLAALLVPPVLMFILRRAIRGGTDAAGNPSPVLAALRGVLKIGTWIAAAALVLSVLGYDVTALVGGLAIGVLAIALAARPMIADVLGSVVIFAERRFQVGDVVRLGGGEPARVVGLTWRSTALKSAAGLVMSTPNRKVTEGTVENLSRGTETYDTLAVTISTDKDAGRVVGVIRAALAQCKNLSPTDQGVTVVKFNQRGPVKVVEYRFWWFLKDYEVRNKTRDEVFARIAVGLAHEDMTGIEVTLA, from the coding sequence GTGGCCGAAGCCGCCGGGACCGCCGGGAGCCGCGCGAAGCTCGACGCGGACGCCGCGGCCGTTCAAAAAACGCTCGGCGACCTCCGGGCCGAACGCGACGCCCTGCGCAAGTCCGACACGGAGGCCGACAATCGGAAGGAGCTGACCCGGGTGCTGCTCGGGCGGGTGAACGAGCGCATCGACCTGCTCACCGACCTCAAGCGCTTCGCGGCCGAATACGCCACCGCCCGCAAGGACCGGTCCGACGGCGAGCAGAAGCGGATGGACCAGCGGGCCGCGGAGCGGATGGCGCGCGACGCCGAGCCCTGGAGCCGGTTCTTCGCCCTGGACCACTCCAAGGCCGCGGCCGACCTCTCCGAGCTGCTGAGCGCGTACTACAAGGAACTCATCGACCTGGACGAAAAGGGCGAGAACCTGGAGCGCCAGAAGGAGCGGCTGAACAAGCTCATCGAACTGACGCGGAAGCAGACGGAAGACGTCGCGAAGCTGCGCACGCTTCTGGAGAAGTACCGCACGCGGCCGGAGGCGGCGCCGTGGGACGGCTGGCTGGCCGGACAGCTCGCTCCGGGTGGGTTGAAGGCCGAGGCCGACGTGTACCACGACGAGGTCGCGCGGCTGACCGCCGTCGGCGGGGCGAACGCCCGGCGCGTGGCCGCGCTCACCGGCAACGCGGCGCCGGAGAAGCCCGTCAGCGCCGCCGACCAGACCCAGCTCGCCGCGACCGGCGGGGAGATCGGCCAAGCCCGCGCCGAGTTGCTCACCGCCCGGGTCCGCGGGCTGACGGTGACCGGCGTCAAGATCGGCGCCGTGCTCCTGGCCGCGCTGCTCGTCCCGCCGGTCCTCATGTTCATACTCCGGCGGGCGATCCGCGGCGGCACGGACGCGGCCGGCAACCCGTCGCCGGTGCTGGCGGCGCTCCGCGGCGTGCTGAAAATCGGCACCTGGATCGCCGCGGCCGCCCTCGTTCTGAGCGTGCTGGGCTACGACGTGACGGCGCTGGTCGGCGGGCTGGCGATCGGCGTCCTGGCGATCGCGCTGGCGGCCCGGCCGATGATCGCGGACGTGCTCGGGTCGGTCGTGATTTTCGCCGAGCGGCGGTTCCAGGTGGGCGACGTGGTGCGCCTGGGCGGGGGCGAACCGGCCCGCGTCGTCGGGCTGACGTGGCGGTCCACGGCGCTGAAAAGCGCGGCCGGCCTGGTGATGAGTACGCCCAACCGCAAGGTCACCGAGGGGACCGTGGAGAACCTGTCCCGCGGAACCGAAACGTACGACACGCTGGCGGTCACGATCAGCACGGACAAGGACGCGGGGCGGGTGGTCGGCGTGATCCGGGCCGCGCTGGCGCAGTGCAAGAACCTGTCGCCCACCGACCAGGGCGTGACGGTCGTGAAGTTCAACCAGAGGGGGCCGGTGAAGGTGGTGGAGTACCGGTTCTGGTGGTTCCTGAAGGACTACGAGGTGCGGAACAAGACGCGCGACGAGGTGTTCGCGCGCATCGCCGTCGGCCTGGCCCACGAGGACATGACCGGCATCGAGGTGACGCTCGCGTGA